The genomic region CGAACTTTTGCCGCTGCCCGCCAATCCAACCAGGGCGATAATTTTTGCGTATGGTTGTGTCATGTACTAATTTTAACAATTTGTTGACATTCTTCCAAATAGAGAGTATCTTTAAGCTACACACTATGGAAACACTTCATGGACATACTGAAGAGTTACCTCAGAATTCTCCTTCTGACCTTGATATTAAGGGTCAAGAAAATCCAGCAAATAATTATAAGATAATGGCTCAGGTTGAAGAGCTGGAATCGAAATTTGATCGTAATCTGGACGGTAGCGAGAAATGGCAGAGGCTTGTTAGCGAGCCTATCGAGGATCAATATAGGCAGCGTTGGATGATTTGGAAAAATCCTACCGCTTCGTCATCTAACCCGAAGGATCGATACCAAGTATATAAGATACCTAATGATGAAGATGAGTTCAGATATGCTTTCATAAAAGCGCTTGAGATTGATCGTTACCCTGGGCGCCACAAAACGTCTTATGAGTTTTTTGTTGGTCCTGATGACGAAGGCATAGATGAGACTATAACGATATTCTTTGATGACAATAGAGAAATTGAGTATGTCCATTGTTATAGCTTTCTGAAGGAGCGCGAGATAAGGGAGGCGAAGTACGAAAGAGCGCGGAAGAAACTTGCTGAGGCGTCAATAATCAATTCTCTGACGATAGCCGCTTAAATGCTACAATAGAAGTATGAAGCGTCTAGTGGTTATTGATGGAAAGTCGGTGTTTTACCGAGGTTATTATGCTATGCCGGGATTGTCGATGGCTGACGGAACTCCGACTGGTGGTGTGTATGGATTTGTAAGTTTGGCAATTGAGTTAATTAAGAAATTGGAGCCGGATTATGTGGCGGTAGCTTGGGATAAGCGCGGTACAAATATTCGCAAGCGGCGGGAATTGTATCCAGAATATAAAGCTGGTCGCAAGCCAGCGCCAGATGACTTTTACCAGCAAATTCCGATTTTACACGAGCTGCTCGATGCATTTGGCTGGCCGCTTTATGAAATTGATGATTACGAGGCGGACGACATTCTGGGCGCGTTTGCCAGGCAAGCGGAATCTCGCGGAATTGAAACGTGCTTGATAACGTCGGATTTGGACGCATTGCAATTGATATCACCGATGACCAAAGTTTACGCCATGAAAAATGGTTTAAGGAATATCGAGGAATTTACGGCGGAACATTTTGAAGAAAAATATGGAATTCGGACGGAACAATTCTTAGATTTGAAAGCACTAAAGGGTGATTCCAGTGATAATTTGCCGGGAGTGCCGGGAATTGGTGAGAAAACGGCGGTGAAATTATTGCAAGAATATGAAACGCTGGACGGAGTTTATGAACATCTGGACGAGCAAAAAGGCGCGTTGCGAACGAAGTTGGAAAATGGTCGTGAGTCGGCATATTTGACCAAGCAAGTGGCGGAAATTTGGACGGATGCGCCGATTGAACTGGACTGGGATGTGGCGGATGTTAATGATTGCGACTTTGCGCGAGTAACGGAAATTCTGCAGAAGTTGGAGTTTAATTCGCTGATTGGACGATTGCCGCGAACGATGCGAATGGCGGAAAATGAGAAAAAAGAAGAACCGAAGTTGGATATTCCACGAATTGAAAAATTGCCCGATATGCCAATGTTTGAGTCGGAAAATATAATATATATCGATTCGTCGGAGCCTGACGTAATTTACATAAGCTCAAATCCTGAGTCGGTGTGGACGGCGAAAATTAGCGAAATTAGTCAATCTGTGTGGCAATTACTGGCGCAGGGAACTGTGATCGCGGCGGACGTTAAGCAGTTGTATCATGCGCTGGATAATCATGGCGTGGCGGTGCGTTTTCATGAGGTTTGTGACGTTGGGCAGGCGGCGTTTTTGATTGATCCACTGAAGCGCGATCGTAGTTTGAATGCGCTGTCTGGTGATTTTTCTGATGACAATTCCGCGCCTTATCAATTGGCTCGCTTGCATAAAATTTATCGTGAACAAAAAGTTTACATGTCAAACAATTCGCAAATTGCGCGCGTGGCTTACGAGTTTGATTTTCCAGTAATTTGGGCGCTATTCCAGATGGAAAAACGCGGGATGAAGTTGGACGACACGCTATTAAAACAGATGGGCGATGAGCTGGCGGCGGAAGTTCGTGAGCTTGAACAACAAATGTATTCCATGGCTGGATATGAGTTTAACGCGTCTAGTCCAGCGCAACTTTCTGAGGTTTTGTTTACCAAATTACAATTACCAACCGTGGGCATAAAAAAGGGAAAAACTGGATATTCAACAGGTCAAAAAGAGTTGGACAAATTACGTGGACAACATCCGATTATCGAGTTGATTGAGCGATATCGAGAATTGACCAAATTGATCAGCACGTACATTGAGGCGTTACCAAAATTGATGGCGACTGATGGGCGAATTCACACTACGTTTAATCAGGATGTAACCAGCACGGGGCGGCTGAGCAGTACAAATCCGAATTTACAGAATATTCCGGTGCGGACTGAACTGGGTAGGAAAATTCGCCAGGCGTTTGTTCCGAGTGATGGTAAAGTTTTTGTCGGCGCGGATTATTCACAATTTGAATTGAGGCTGGCGGCTGTGCTGGCGGGTGACGAGAAGTTGATTGAAGACTTTAATAGCGATGTTGATATTCACGCAAAAACGGCGGCGGAAACATACGGAATGTCGATTGACGAAGTAAGCAAATCTCAGCGTCGAGCAGCGAAAGTGATCAATTTTGGTGTACTTTACGGAATGAGCCCGCACGGTTTGGCGGCGGCTACGGGAATGTCATTTACAGAGGCGAAAAAGTTTATTGATCATTATTTTGAGGTGCGAAAGCCGATTCGTCAGTACTTGGATAAAATTCTAACTCAAGCGCGAGAACAGGGATTTGTTGAAACGTATTTCGGCAGGCGACGACCAACGCCTGATGTAAAATCGAGCAATTTTATGGTTCGGTCTTCGGCGGAAAGAGCTGCGATGAATATGCCAATTCAAGGCACGGAAGCGGATTTGATGAAATTGGCGATGATTCGGCTGGAGGATAAATTGTCAGGTTTGGCTGACGCGATTTTACAGGTTCATGATTCGATTTTGGTGGAATGCAAACCTGAAGACGTCCAGAAAGTCAGCGAGATTATGAAAGCGGAAATGGAAGGCGTTTGTCCGGAATTGCCGATTAAATTGAAAGTAGATGTCGGTACGGGCGTAAATTGGGGTGAAGTATAGAAAATATGGTATAATTATGCCATGAAATACACTCAACGACGAAATTCATTTTCTCGATTTGTACCAATTTTGCTGGTTATTGTTATCACGGTTGTGGCGGTAGCAGCGGTTATTGCGATTGGTCGAGCATTATTTGGCAAAAACGATTCAGGTCAAACAACGGATCAGAATGTTAACGTAGGGCAAGTTGCTTTGTTGTCGACGGACGCGGGAAGCGCGGTTCGATTGACAGTACGCGGACCAATTGTAGCGAATGAGAATTTCCGCTCATATAGCATCACTATTTCGCCAGAATCTCGCGAAATGACGACGTACGAGGGATATTTAGATAAGCCGATTGCAGAGAAAAAATTGGACAATAACAGCAAGGCTTATACGGAGCTGGTTTATGCGCTCGATAAGCGAAAAATGATGGAAGGTACGCCGCTGACTGAGCAGCAAAACGATTTGCGCGGGATTTGTGCTAGCGGTAAAATTTACAAATTCGAAACTTTGAAGGATAATTCCGTTGTGAAGAGTTTGTGGACGTCGGATTGTAGCGGCTCTAAGGGCTCAGCACAAGCTAATGTAAACGAGATTTTGGATATGTTTTTGAAGCAAATTCCTGACGGTAAGAAAATGGCGGCTGGAATTGGACTAAGTCAAGAAGAAGCTTTGTTTAAGCTGTAGGACTCGCCGAATGCCCGAGCTACCCGAAGTTGAGACAGTTCGTCGCGGTTTGGCGGATTTATTACCAGGTCAGGCTGTTGTACGAGCTACGGTATTTGATTCGCCAAAAAGCTTTCCGAATTCGCCAATTGACGTTCAGCAATTTTTATATGGTGCGCATGTAACGGCGGTGCGACGTCGCGCAAAAGTGCTGATGATTGATCTTGATACGCGTTATTCGCTGGTGATACATCTTAAGATGACTGGGCAATTAATTTTTCGTGGGGCTAATAGTTTTGCTGGTGGTCATCCGAATGATAGTTTGATCGGTGAATTGCCTGATAAGTCGACACGAGTGCAAATTGATTTTACGGATGGTTCACACTTATTTTTCAATGATCAGCGTAAGTTTGGCTGGATGAAATTGATGCCGACCGATGAGATAGGAAATTTGCCGTTTATGCAGAAAGTTGGTCCGGAACCACTCGATAAAAAAACCGAGGCAGGTGATTTTATTAAACGAATTCGCCGTCGGCAAAATTCGATGATAAAGCCAGCGTTTCTTGATCAGTCGGTGATCGCTGGGGTTGGTAATATTTATGCCGATGAAGCTCTGTGGGCTGCGAAAATTCACCCCCAAACGCGAGTTAAAAACGTTAGCGATAAACAATTAGAAAAACTATTTCATGAACTGCGTCAGATTCTACAATTGAGCATTGATCAGGGCGGCTCGACGGATAAAAATTATGTTGACGCTGAAGGCAGGAAAGGGAATTATCTGTCGTTTGCGCATGTATTTCGTCGGGAAGGTCAGCCGTGCCATCGACATCCTGATCAAGATATTGTAAAGATGAGGGTTTCTGGACGCGGTACGCATATTTGTCCAGTTTGCCAAGTGGAGGCGAAGTGATTTACCTTTTTTACGGCGAAAACGAATTCGAGAAACGGCGGGCAATTGCTAAGCTGATCGGCGATGAAAAAGTGGCGCGACATGATGGCGAAGATTTGACGCTGGCTGGAACGCAGGAAATAGCAATTGGGCAGACGCTGTTTATGAACTCGTCGGTGTATTTGATTTCAAAACTAGGCGAAAATTCTGAGATTTGGTCGCAACTTCCAGATATGAAGTTTGACGATGACAGGACGATTATTCTGGTGGAAGATAAAATTGATAAGCGAACGAAAACGTATAAGTGGCTGCAGAAAAATGCCAAAGTTCAGGAATTTTCACCGCTTAGTGATCGTCAAAAACCGCAGCTTTTAAAGTGGTGCGTAGCGGAGGCGAAGGTTCGCGAGTGTGAGTTAACGAATCGTCAAGCAGAGATAATTATTGATCGTTTGGGATTTGATCAGTTGCGACTAAGCAATTTTTTGGATCAATTGGCGCTGGCGGAGAAGGTGACGGATGATTTAATTGACAACTTCATACCTCTGGCGAGGACGGAGAATATGTTTGATTTGTTTGTTTCGGCGCTGGCGGGTGATTATGGTAGAGTTCACGATATAATTAGCTATTTGGAGTCGGAAAGTGGCGTTGATGGCGCTTATCAGACAATGGGGTTGCTCGCCTCGCAGGCAACTAACTTGACGGCGTTAGTTTTGGCTGGCGGCGACAGTAAGTCGGTGGCTTCGGATTTTTCGGCTAATCCGTATGTTTTACGAAAATTGGCGTCTTCAGCAAAAGGTGTCGATAAGAAAAAACTGAAAAGGATAAATGACGCACTACTTCGGGCGGACTTGCAAATGAAAACAACTTCTGTAAATCCGTGGCTGCTTGTGGAGGCGGCGCTGGTTGGAATTGGAAAATAAAAATACCCCAGTTAATTCCGGGGTATTTTCTAGTAATCTTTACAGATTATTTTTCAGATTTCTTAACAGCTGGCTTCTTTGCTGGAGCTTTTTTAGTAGCAGTTTTCTTAGCTGTTGCTGGCTTTGCAGCTGGTTTTTTAGCAGCTTCTAATGTAACACCTGCTTTTTTAGCAATTTTGCTTAATGCGCTCTTTCGGCGAGCAGCAGTGTTTTTCTTAATCAAGCCTTTTTTAACGGCGGTGTCGATTTCGCTTTGTGCTGCAGCAAGAGTTTTTGCACTTGGTTCTGCAGAGAAAGCTTTAACAGCAGTCTTAATGTCTTTTTTAATGCTGATGTTTCGCTCGCGGCGCTTTAAGGTTTGTTTAGCACGCTTGATGGCGGATTTGATGATTGGCATGTTTCTCCTTTACCTCTATAGATTTGTATCGCTAATCAGGAAGAATTATACAGAAAATAGCATAAATTGTAAAGAGGCGGCTTAGATATTGACTTTATGGTACTGCTTATGGTATAGTGATGCCAAGCGTAATTACAAAAAACAAACATAGGAAAAATCATGTCAAACGGATCAGCAAAGCAAAAAGTAATCCAGAGCATCAAGGATGTAACTAATATTTTAGTGACGGTGAGTTCTAGCCCGTCGGTCGACGAATTGTCGGCAGCATTAGGATTGACGATTTTCCTCAATAAACTAGGGAAGCACGCTACGGCTGTGTTTAGCGGCGACATTCCGCCAGCAATTACGTTTTTGAATCCTGATAAGACGTTTGAGCAGACCGCAGATTCTTTACGTGATTTTATTATTGCCTTGGATAAAGAGAAGGCTGACCATTTGCGCTATAAAGTTGTTGACGACGCCGTAAAGATTTTCATTACGCCATATCGTACGACGATTACCGATAAAGACTTGGAATTTTCACAGGGCGATTATAACGTTGAGCTAGTTCTGGCGCTAAATGTTGAAAATAGTGAAAGTATTGATACGGCTTTGACTGCGCACGGTAAGATTTTGCACGATGCTACGGTTGTGGCTATAACAGCGGGCGACGTAAAGAGTGGTCTTGGTTCTGTTGATTGGCACGAATCTAACGCGAGTGGTGTGAGTGAAATGGTTGTTGAGCTTCTTGATGATCTGAAGACGCCGAAGGTGACTTTGGATGAGCAGATGGCGACGGCTTTGCTTACGGGAATTGTTGCAGTGACTGACCGATTTAGTAATGGAAATACGTCATCAAAGGTTATGACTACGGCCGCAGAACTTATGGCAGCTGGCGCAAATCAGCAATTGGTGGTTTCAAAGATTGCAGAGGGCGAAGTAGAGGATACGCCGCAGAAGATTGAAAAGACCGAAGAAAAATCTCCAGAAAAAGAAGAAGCTTCAGAGGATAAAACTGAAGAAGTAGAGAAAGATGAGGAAACTGTACACGCGGACGGAACTTTGTCGATTAGCCACGAAAAGAAGGGCGATGTTGATGAAGTGGCTGAACAAACAGCAAAGGAAAAGCAAGAAGAGTCTGCTAGGATTGCTGAAGAGAAATTGGCTAAAATTGAGCCAATAAAAGAGGAGCCGCAAGCCGAGGAAGAAAAGCCTAGTGAAAAAATAGTTTCAAAGGGCGAACTTTCTTTTGAGGAAACTCCACTGATGGGTGGCACTCTGAACGCAACGACTACACAGGCTGCCGAGGATAAGATTAGGGAATTGGCTAGCGATCAAAATAAAACCATTTTAACGCACGGTAAATACGTGGGCGATAACACGCCGTCGTTTGGCAATACTCCGTTAAATGCGGCTATGGGCGCGTCTGATGAACCACCAAAGATTGATCCGTTCGCGACAACTAACGCTGCTGAGCAAAAATTGTCGACGATACCTGTTGCGCCTCAATCTGAAGAGTCAATTATTTCGGCAATTACTAACGACACAAATCAATTAAATAATCTAGTAGCGCCAGCTCCGAGTCAGCCGATTGCGCCAATTGAGCCAGCAATAACAAATCCTGAAAATAACATACCAGGCTTTGATTTGCCGATGCCGCCAGCAATGCCGGATTTCGGTGCCTTGCCGCCGATGCCGCCAGCGCCTACGGGTGTTGATGTAAATGGCTTGCCACAGATTGCACCGCTAGGGGTGGCTCCTGAGCCAGTAGCCGCTCCGCAAGCTCCAGCGCCTGCGCCGATCACCGCGATGCCAACTCAGCCAGCTCAAAACGCAGACTTCAATCCAGCGCAATTCCACATCCCAGGACAATAGTTGATGGACGAAGTGATTCTCATAGACAAACCTCAGGGAATGACTAGCTTTGGGGTGGTAGCGCGCTTGCGACGAGTTTTATCTAATCAGGCGGGAAAGAAAGTGAAGGTTGGTCACACGGGTACGCTTGATCCGTTTGCTACTGGGCTAATGATTATTGTGACTGGTAAAAAATGTCGAGAAGCTGAAGCGTTCACTAAACTGGATAAATGGTACGAGGCGGAAATTATTCTGGGCAAGAATAGTTCGACGGGCGACCCAGAAGGCGAAATTACTGATGTGTCTGATTATGAGCCGAGTTTGGAAGAAGTTCGGAAAGTGATTAGTCAATTTGTAGGAAAAATTGAGCAGACGCCGCCGATTTTTAGCGCAATAAAAATTAACGGTGAAAGAGCGTATAAATTGGCGCGTAAAGGTAAACAAGTTGAGATTCCTAAGCGTGTGATAGAAATTTACTCGTTGGAACTATTGGCATACGAATATCCCAAATTAAAGATCAGAACTCACGTTTCAAGCGGAACTTATATTCGAACGTTAGCGGTAGATATTGGCGAGAAACTAGGGACGAGTGCGTATTGTGAGAATTTGCGTCGTACGAAAATTGCTGACTATTCTATTGACGCAGCAAAGACTCTGGCGGACTTTGGAATTACTAGCTAATTGCAAAAAACAGAGAAGCTTGGTATAATTACAGAGCTATGATTAGCAAAGAAAATAAAGCGAAAGCAATTGCTTTGACTCAGGTCAATAAAAACGACGTCGGTAGCCCACAAGCTCAGGTGTCAGTTTTGACGGCTCGTATCAAAGAAGTCACGGAGCATTTGAAGGCGAATAAGCACGACTTCATGGCTCGTCGCGGCTTGATCCAAATGGTTGGTAAGCGCAAGCGTTTGCTGAAATATTTGGAGCGAACTGATTTTGAGAGTTACAAAGCAGTTGTTGCCAAATTAGGTTTGCGTAAATAATTTACGTTAAAAACTGCTTAAATCCCCTTTGACGAAAAGGGGATTTTTGTTGTTCTGGCTATTTTTTCAATTTGGCGATAATCACATCTCGTCCGTCGTTTGCGCCGCCCAAGGTGCAGGAATAAAGAGTTAATTGCGGCTGATCTGTGCGTTGTTCAATTTCCACGGCGTCTGGTTTAACGCTTTGTTTTTCGCTGATGACGTAATTGTAACGCACGCCGTTATAGTCAATGATAATTTCATCGCCGACAGTCAATTTATTGATATTATAAAAAGGTGATTTTCTGAGCGTCTGCTGAGGAGTTAATCCCATAATAAAACGGTGCGCAGATAAGACAAAATTGCCGCCATCTTTTGGGTTGCCGTTTTCTGGTTTACGCCACCACGCACCATGTTCCATTGTCTCGGCGCCGCCAGTGCTATAAGGCAAATTTATGTCGATTTTCGGTATATAAAGTCGATTTTCGGTAATTTTATTCTCAGTTTTAGTGATGAGATGAGTGGTGTGGTTGTCTTTTGGATTGATGTTTTGCGACAAAATAAGGGGCGTGCCGATGAGAGCAAGCAAGTAAACTCCGCCAAGAATCATCAAGATTGCGATTATAGTTAAGATATAGCTTTTCCAGCTTTTCTGGCGATTTTTTACTGAATCTAGCTGAAGTGACATAAATAAATTATAGCACACTCGTCTGTTAATAAGGTTATGTTAAGTGCGCTCGCGGCTGGCGTTTGGGCTGAGGTTTTAGTATAATGTAAGGAGCAATTTGTAACGCGGAAGTGATAGAGATGAGACGACTAAATTGCCAAGTAATTTCATCCCTGTTACTACCGCAAGAAAGGAGCTCTTTATGAGTATTATCAATCCAAGCGGCAAGGAGATTTTTAGTGTTACCACTGATTTTTGTGGTCGGCCGCTGACTTTAGAAGTGAATCGCGTCGGTTTTAGGACGACTGGTAGCGTTTTGGTGCGCTATGGCGACACTGTAGTTTTGGGTAGCGCTCAAGTTAGTCCGCGTCCAGTGCAATTGGATTATTTTCCATTGTCAATTGATTATGAAGAAAAATTTTATGCAGCGGGTAAGATTTCTGGCAGCCGATTTATTAAGCGCGAAGGTCGCCCAAGCGATGAAGCTGTGCTGATTGGTCGATTGATTGATCGTCCGATTCGTCCGCTTTTCCCGAAAGGTTATCGACAGGAAATTCAAGTCGTCGCGACTGTTTTGAGTATGGATCCGAGTTTCCGTCCAGATGTGATTGCGATGATTGCTGCGTCTAGTGCGTTAATGTTAACTGGTACGCCGTTTGATGGTCCAGTGGCTGGTTTGCGCGTGGGTCGAGTCAATGGCGAATTTAAGGCGTTCTTGACTCCGGAAGAGCGCGAAAAGTCGGATCTTGATTTGGTTGTGGCTGGTATTGAAAGCGGTATAACAATGGTCGAGGCTGGTGCTAAAGAAGTTTCGGAAGATGTTATTGTTGATGCGATGACATGGGCTCACCAGATGATGCAGCCAGCGATTGCCCTGCAACGCGAACTGGCGGAAAAAGTTGCGCCAGCACAGCAGGAATACGATTTAATTTTGCCAGACGAATCAATTCAGCAGACAGTTAACGCGTGGACTGATGGGAAATTTGGTGAGAAAATCCGTCGCCCGTATCCAGAGCGCAATGAAATGATTAGCGAAATTCGCGCTGAGTTCCATGAGGCGATGGCGGAAAAATTGGGACTGGACGAGGAAGAATATAGCGAAGTTCGTAGCGATTACGATGAAGCGTTCACTTTGGCTTTACATAAAGATGTTCGCCGGGGAATTGTTACCGAACGAGTTCGTCCTGATGGTCGACAATTGACCGAGGTTCGTCCGCTCAGTTCGGAAGTTGGATTCTTGCCGCGCGCTCACGGTTCCAGCTTGTTTACGCGTGGCGTGACTCAAGGAATGAATATTGTGACTTTGGCGCCGCTTAGTTATTCGCAATTGATTGACACTATGGAAATTACCGACGGTGAGCGACGTTATATGCATCATTACAATGCGCCGGGCTATACGGTTGGTGAGGTCAAGCGAATGGGCAGTCCAGGTCGACGTGAAATTGGTCACGGATACTTGGCGGAACGTGCTTTGCTTCCAGTTTTGCCAACTGAAGAGGATTTCCCATACGCTATTCGTTCGGTGACAGAAATTATGAGCCAGAACGGCTCCACTTCAATGGCGGCGACTTGTTCTAGCTGCTTGGCGTTGATGGATGCTGGCGTGCCAATTTCGGCTCCAGTGAGTGGAATTGCGATGGGATTGATGATGGATGGCGATACTCCGTATGTGTTGAGCGATATCGCTGATGCTGAGGACTTTGCTGGTGATATGGACTTTAAGGTAACTGGAACTTCAAAGGGTATTACAGCTCTTCAAATGGACATGAAGGTTCATGGACTGCCGGTGGCGATTTTGCGTCAGGCAATTGAGCAGAGTAAGGCGGGGCGTGCGCACATTTTGGAACATATGCTTAGTGTGCTTCCAGGGCCTCGTGAGTCGCTCAGTCCGTATGCACCACGAATTGAGAAGATTAAGATTGATCCGGATAAGATTGGCGTGATTATTGGTAAGGGCGGTGAGACGATCAATAAGATTACTTCGGAAACTGGCGCTGAGATTGATATTAAGGAAGATGGTTTGATTACCGTGGCCAGCCCAGACGGCGCGTCGATTGAAAAGGCTATGAACTGGATTAAGAGTCTGGTTGAGGAGCCAGAAGTCGGCAAGATTTACGAAGGTAAAGTTGTTGGCATTAAAGATTTTGGCGCGTTTGTGAATATACTTCCTGGTGTTGACGGAATGGTTCATATTTCGAAATTGGCAGAACATCGAGTTGAAAAAGTGACTGATGTCGTGAAAGAAGGGCAAACTGTTCGCGTGAAAATTACTGGAATTGACGAGCGCGGTAAGATTAATTTGACGATGATTGGTTTATAAATATATAATAGCGAAAGCGTAATTTTAGGAGGAAAATTTATGGACAATAGTAATAACAACAAACCGCAAACACCGCCTCAGCCACAATTCCAGCAGGCTCCACAGCAGCCTCAGGCTCAGCAGCCTCAACCACAACAACCAGTCATGGGAGCTCCATACCAAATGCCACCAAAAAAGAAAATGAGTAAAGGTGCTTTATGGGGAATTATCGGCGGAATAATTGGACTAGTCGTAATTATCGTTGGTGTAGTCCTGGCTGTCTTACTGCTAAGTGGTCCAAGTAAGGCGGATTATAAAGCTGCTGGAGAAAAGTTAAACGAGACAATTGAGATATACAATAAGGCGGCTTCGTCGCTTTCGTACATCTCCACTTCAGAAACTGAGACTTCATTGAAATCCAATCGTGATAAGCTCGCTAAAACAAAGAGCGAAGTTAACGACAGGTTGGCTGAGATAGGTAAAATGAAGGCCATTACAGGCGACAAAGAGGTTCGTGAAAAGTATGAGGCTCTGAAGAACAAACTAGAAAAGTTCAATACAGCCGTGGATGCCTTTGAAGAAGTATACGAGAAGATTATGCCAGTGATAATTGAATTTTCTGACGGTAGGAACAGCTCTAACTTTTCTAGCGTAGAAAGCACGATTAGGAAGGCTCGACAGAATCTTAAGAATGTTGATGCTAAGAATGAAACTAATAAAAAGTTTATTAGAGATTTTACTGCCAAGCTAGAAAAAATCGAAAAGATGCTGCCGAAGGTCGCGGAGATGAAGACTGACTATAAAAAGTATAATTCCAACTATATGAGTGAATTTTATGACAGTCTTACCGCGATTCAGAAGCCTATTAATGAATGGACATCAGGAATACAGAAGTTGGCAGAAGAGGGCGAAATTCGCGATGAATTAAATGACCTAGGAACTATACTGGCAGACAAGGTAAATAAATAGTTCTGCTAAATATCATAAGCGCCTCGTTTTTTGCGGGGCGTTTTTGATAGAATAAATATATGGACAAGCAGACTAAATTGGACGCGTTGGCGGAAGAAATTGTAAAAGAGAAGGTTTGCTCGGATTTGGCTGATCAGGCGACGCAGCTTGTTATGGGCGATGGAAATCCTGATGCTGGTATCGTTTTTATTGGTGAAGCGCCGGGGAAGAATGAAGATCTGCAGGGCAAGCCGTTTGTCGGTGCTGCGGGAAAATTCCTTGATGAGATGCTAAAGTCTGCCAATTTACAGCGGTCAGATGTATATATTACCAATATTGTTAAGTATCGACCGCCGAATAATCGCGACCCATTGCCAGAGGAG from Candidatus Nanosynbacter sp. HMT-352 harbors:
- the pnp gene encoding polyribonucleotide nucleotidyltransferase; amino-acid sequence: MSIINPSGKEIFSVTTDFCGRPLTLEVNRVGFRTTGSVLVRYGDTVVLGSAQVSPRPVQLDYFPLSIDYEEKFYAAGKISGSRFIKREGRPSDEAVLIGRLIDRPIRPLFPKGYRQEIQVVATVLSMDPSFRPDVIAMIAASSALMLTGTPFDGPVAGLRVGRVNGEFKAFLTPEEREKSDLDLVVAGIESGITMVEAGAKEVSEDVIVDAMTWAHQMMQPAIALQRELAEKVAPAQQEYDLILPDESIQQTVNAWTDGKFGEKIRRPYPERNEMISEIRAEFHEAMAEKLGLDEEEYSEVRSDYDEAFTLALHKDVRRGIVTERVRPDGRQLTEVRPLSSEVGFLPRAHGSSLFTRGVTQGMNIVTLAPLSYSQLIDTMEITDGERRYMHHYNAPGYTVGEVKRMGSPGRREIGHGYLAERALLPVLPTEEDFPYAIRSVTEIMSQNGSTSMAATCSSCLALMDAGVPISAPVSGIAMGLMMDGDTPYVLSDIADAEDFAGDMDFKVTGTSKGITALQMDMKVHGLPVAILRQAIEQSKAGRAHILEHMLSVLPGPRESLSPYAPRIEKIKIDPDKIGVIIGKGGETINKITSETGAEIDIKEDGLITVASPDGASIEKAMNWIKSLVEEPEVGKIYEGKVVGIKDFGAFVNILPGVDGMVHISKLAEHRVEKVTDVVKEGQTVRVKITGIDERGKINLTMIGL
- a CDS encoding uracil-DNA glycosylase; its protein translation is MDKQTKLDALAEEIVKEKVCSDLADQATQLVMGDGNPDAGIVFIGEAPGKNEDLQGKPFVGAAGKFLDEMLKSANLQRSDVYITNIVKYRPPNNRDPLPEEKRQFWPYLLRQLEIIQPKAILTLGRHSGGGFIPGLQISKEHGRPRKVRLHELEFVVIPLYHPAAALYNGGMRQTLIDDFIQAVEFVKNNSGA